A genomic window from Massilia sp. METH4 includes:
- the amt gene encoding ammonium transporter, with the protein MKKTITKWLAGAAMLMAFSAAPAWSQDTPAADAPAATAAAPAAAEAPAAAPAAAAPAAAPAAPAAAPTPHKGDTSWMFVSTLLVIMMSIPGLALFYGGLVRSKNMLSILMQIFTIFSLIIVLWCIYGYSVAFTEGNAFVGGFSRALLNGIYDPVAGTFAYAATFSKGVVIPEFIFVAFQGTFAAITCGLIVGAFAERAKFAAVLAFIVIWFTFAYLPMAHMVWFWTGPDTITDAASLATATAKGGYLWSHGALDFAGGTVVHINAAVAGLVGAYMMGKRVGYGRESMAPHSLVMTMIGASLLWVGWFGFNAGSALEAGDIAALAFVNTLLATAAATVSWLFAEWIFKGKPSMLGAVSGAVAGLVAITPAAGFVGPMGGLIIGLLAGVVCLWGVNGLKRMLGADDSLDVFGVHGVGGILGAVLTGVFAAPSLGGQGIWDYVANKASADYSIGGQVVTQLIGVGVTILWSGIVAFIAYKIVDVVIGLRVPEEQEREGLDINSHGETAYHI; encoded by the coding sequence ATGAAGAAAACGATAACGAAGTGGCTGGCCGGGGCAGCCATGCTGATGGCGTTCAGTGCCGCGCCGGCCTGGTCGCAGGATACGCCGGCGGCGGATGCGCCAGCGGCGACCGCCGCCGCTCCGGCCGCGGCGGAAGCACCGGCCGCCGCGCCGGCAGCTGCCGCACCCGCTGCCGCGCCTGCCGCACCGGCCGCGGCACCGACGCCCCATAAAGGCGATACCTCGTGGATGTTCGTCTCCACGCTGCTGGTCATCATGATGTCGATCCCCGGCCTGGCCCTGTTCTACGGCGGCCTGGTGCGCTCGAAGAACATGCTGTCGATCCTGATGCAGATCTTCACCATTTTCTCGCTGATCATCGTGTTGTGGTGCATTTACGGCTACTCGGTCGCGTTCACCGAAGGCAATGCCTTCGTCGGCGGCTTCAGCCGCGCGCTGCTGAACGGCATCTATGATCCGGTCGCCGGCACGTTCGCCTATGCGGCAACGTTCAGCAAGGGTGTCGTCATTCCCGAATTCATCTTCGTCGCGTTCCAGGGCACGTTCGCCGCGATCACCTGCGGCCTGATCGTCGGCGCCTTCGCCGAGCGCGCGAAATTCGCGGCCGTGCTGGCCTTCATCGTGATCTGGTTCACGTTCGCCTACCTGCCGATGGCCCACATGGTCTGGTTCTGGACCGGCCCGGACACGATCACCGACGCCGCTTCGCTGGCAACGGCCACCGCCAAGGGCGGCTACCTGTGGAGCCACGGCGCGCTGGACTTCGCCGGCGGTACCGTGGTGCACATCAACGCCGCCGTCGCCGGCCTGGTGGGTGCCTACATGATGGGCAAGCGCGTGGGCTACGGCCGCGAATCGATGGCACCGCACTCGCTGGTGATGACGATGATCGGCGCCTCGCTGCTGTGGGTGGGCTGGTTCGGCTTCAACGCCGGCTCCGCGCTGGAAGCGGGCGACATCGCCGCGCTGGCCTTCGTGAACACGCTGCTGGCCACCGCCGCCGCCACCGTGTCCTGGCTGTTCGCCGAGTGGATCTTCAAGGGCAAGCCCTCGATGCTGGGTGCCGTGTCCGGCGCCGTGGCAGGCCTGGTGGCCATCACCCCGGCGGCTGGTTTCGTCGGCCCGATGGGCGGCCTGATCATCGGCCTCCTGGCTGGCGTGGTCTGCCTGTGGGGTGTGAATGGCCTGAAGCGCATGCTGGGCGCCGACGACTCGCTGGACGTGTTCGGCGTGCACGGCGTGGGCGGTATCCTGGGCGCGGTGCTGACCGGCGTGTTCGCCGCGCCGTCGCTGGGCGGCCAGGGCATCTGGGATTACGTGGCCAACAAGGCTTCCGCCGACTATTCGATCGGCGGCCAGGTCGTCACGCAGCTGATCGGCGTGGGCGTCACCATCCTGTGGTCGGGCATCGTCGCCTTCATCGCCTACAAGATCGTCGACGTGGTGATCGGCCTGCGCGTGCCGGAAGAGCAGGAGCGCGAAGGCCTGGACATCAACAGCCACGGCGAGACCGCTTACCACATCTAA
- the gshA gene encoding glutamate--cysteine ligase: MVPHLVTALTGPLLDLEEKILAATPAIERWFRLEWQEHTPPFYCSVDLRNAGYKLAPVDTNLFPGGFHYLASEMLPLSVQAAMAAIDKYCPDARNLLVIPESHNRHPTYLENVARLAQIFRQTGLNVRFGTLNPDITQPTPLALPDGNMLVVEPLERSANGRRLGLKDFDPCTILLNNDLSAGTPDILQNIHEQSLLPPLHAGWAMRRKHNHFTAYDEVAKKFGKLIGVDPWMVNPFHARCGEVDLQTGEGQDCLASNVDAVLAKIRKKYKEYGIKEKPFVIVKPDAGTYGKGIISIRDAAELKDLSPAQRERMSVVKDGKVVSELNIQEGVPTFESIKDAVAEPVVYMIDRYVVGGFYRVHAERGVDQNLNAPGSEFVPLAFAQQHAIPDLKAKPGTAAPNRFYVYGVVARLALLAASLEMERTDPNPEVY, translated from the coding sequence ATGGTTCCCCACCTCGTCACGGCCCTGACCGGACCGCTGCTCGATCTCGAAGAAAAAATCCTGGCCGCCACGCCCGCCATCGAGCGCTGGTTCCGCCTGGAATGGCAGGAACACACGCCGCCGTTCTATTGCTCCGTCGATCTGCGCAACGCCGGGTACAAGCTCGCCCCGGTGGACACGAACCTGTTCCCCGGCGGTTTCCATTACCTGGCGAGCGAGATGCTGCCGCTGTCCGTGCAGGCCGCCATGGCCGCCATCGACAAGTATTGCCCGGACGCGCGCAACCTGCTGGTGATCCCGGAAAGCCATAACCGCCATCCGACTTACCTGGAAAACGTGGCGCGGCTGGCTCAGATCTTCCGCCAGACGGGCTTGAACGTGCGCTTCGGTACGCTGAACCCGGACATCACCCAGCCGACGCCGCTGGCCTTGCCGGACGGGAACATGCTGGTCGTGGAGCCGCTGGAGCGCTCGGCCAACGGCCGCCGCCTGGGGCTGAAGGATTTCGATCCGTGCACGATCTTGCTGAACAACGACCTGTCGGCGGGTACTCCGGACATCCTGCAAAATATCCATGAGCAAAGCCTGCTGCCGCCGCTGCACGCGGGCTGGGCGATGCGCCGCAAGCACAACCACTTCACGGCCTACGACGAGGTGGCCAAGAAGTTCGGCAAGCTGATCGGCGTGGACCCGTGGATGGTGAACCCGTTCCACGCCCGCTGCGGCGAGGTCGACCTGCAGACGGGAGAGGGGCAGGATTGCCTGGCCAGCAATGTCGACGCGGTGCTGGCCAAGATCCGCAAGAAGTACAAGGAATACGGCATCAAGGAAAAGCCGTTCGTCATCGTCAAGCCCGATGCCGGCACGTATGGCAAGGGCATCATCAGCATTCGCGACGCGGCCGAGCTGAAGGACCTGTCGCCCGCCCAGCGCGAGCGCATGTCGGTGGTAAAGGATGGCAAGGTTGTCAGCGAGCTCAACATCCAGGAAGGCGTGCCGACATTCGAGAGCATCAAGGATGCGGTGGCCGAGCCCGTCGTCTACATGATCGACCGATACGTGGTCGGCGGCTTCTACCGCGTGCATGCCGAGCGGGGCGTGGACCAGAACCTGAACGCGCCCGGCTCCGAATTCGTCCCGCTGGCATTCGCCCAGCAGCACGCGATCCCCGACCTGAAGGCCAAACCCGGCACCGCGGCCCCGAACCGCTTCTATGTGTACGGCGTCGTCGCCCGGCTCGCGCTGCTGGCCGCCTCGCTGGAGATGGAACGCACCGATCCGAACCCGGAAGTGTATTGA
- the gshB gene encoding glutathione synthase: protein MKIAFLADPLANFKIYKDSTYAMMAEAAKRGHEVYAFQQRHMALENGIVRAWVSRITMTGGGQEDWYEAAPSEDVALSEFDVILERKDPPFDMEYVYGTYLLQLAEKQGVKVFNSPQAIRDHNEKLSIAQFSQFTSPTIVTSDETRLRAFHAEHGDVIFKPLDGMGGTGIFRVKADALNLGSIIETLSQNGRQTIMAQRYIPEIVKGDKRILVIGGKPVPFSLARIPQGSEVRGNLAAGGVGVAQPLTKRDREIAEAIGPVLAERGLLLVGLDVIGDYLTEVNVTSPTCFQEITQQTGFEVAAMFIDALEQAA, encoded by the coding sequence ATGAAAATCGCTTTTCTTGCCGACCCGTTGGCGAACTTCAAGATCTACAAGGACTCCACGTACGCCATGATGGCCGAGGCTGCAAAGCGCGGCCACGAGGTGTATGCGTTCCAGCAGCGCCATATGGCGCTGGAGAACGGCATTGTCCGCGCCTGGGTGTCGCGCATCACGATGACCGGCGGCGGGCAGGAAGACTGGTACGAGGCGGCGCCGTCGGAAGACGTGGCGCTGTCCGAGTTCGACGTGATCCTGGAACGCAAGGACCCGCCGTTCGACATGGAATACGTGTACGGCACCTATCTCCTCCAGCTGGCCGAAAAGCAGGGCGTGAAGGTGTTCAACAGCCCGCAGGCGATCCGCGACCACAATGAAAAGCTGTCGATCGCGCAATTCTCGCAATTCACGTCGCCCACCATCGTCACGTCCGATGAAACGCGCCTGCGCGCCTTCCATGCCGAGCATGGCGACGTGATCTTCAAGCCGCTGGACGGCATGGGCGGCACCGGTATTTTCCGCGTGAAGGCCGATGCGCTGAACCTCGGCTCGATCATCGAAACGCTGTCGCAGAATGGCCGCCAGACGATCATGGCGCAGCGCTACATCCCCGAGATCGTCAAGGGCGACAAGCGCATCCTCGTCATCGGCGGCAAGCCGGTGCCCTTCTCGCTGGCCCGCATTCCCCAGGGCAGCGAGGTGCGCGGCAACCTGGCTGCGGGCGGCGTGGGCGTGGCCCAGCCGCTCACCAAGCGCGACCGTGAAATTGCCGAGGCAATCGGTCCGGTATTGGCTGAGCGCGGGTTATTGCTGGTAGGATTGGACGTGATCGGCGATTACCTGACCGAGGTAAACGTCACCAGCCCGACCTGTTTCCAGGAAATCACGCAGCAGACGGGCTTCGAGGTTGCCGCCATGTTCATCGACGCGCTCGAACAGGCGGCCTGA
- a CDS encoding PTS fructose transporter subunit IIA, which yields MVGILLMTHAPLGEAFLAAVAHVFRAKVEHLEAIDVVADQDLADVQTLAAAAIKRLDDGSGVLVITDVKGGTPANCCNKLADAGHVEVIAGISLPMLLRAITYRMDTLDVVVEMALAGAQSGAVRVDNRIRVN from the coding sequence ATGGTTGGTATTTTATTGATGACGCACGCGCCGTTGGGGGAAGCGTTCCTGGCGGCGGTCGCCCACGTATTCCGCGCCAAGGTCGAGCACCTCGAAGCGATCGACGTGGTGGCCGACCAGGACCTGGCCGACGTGCAAACGCTGGCCGCGGCGGCGATCAAGCGGCTGGACGACGGTTCCGGCGTGCTGGTGATCACCGACGTAAAAGGCGGCACCCCGGCCAATTGCTGCAACAAGCTTGCCGATGCCGGCCATGTGGAAGTCATCGCCGGCATCAGCCTGCCGATGCTGCTGCGCGCCATCACCTACCGCATGGACACGCTGGACGTGGTGGTGGAAATGGCGCTGGCCGGCGCGCAAAGCGGCGCCGTGCGGGTCGATAACCGGATCAGGGTCAATTAA
- a CDS encoding HPr family phosphocarrier protein produces MIQQELEIINKLGLHARASAKFTQLAARYRSDVWLSRNGRRINAKSIMGVMMLAAGKGAKVTLEADGADEQECIAALAALVNDKFGEGE; encoded by the coding sequence ATGATCCAGCAAGAACTCGAAATCATCAACAAGCTCGGCTTGCACGCGCGCGCTTCCGCCAAGTTCACCCAGCTGGCGGCCAGGTACCGCAGCGACGTCTGGCTCTCCCGCAACGGCCGGCGCATCAATGCCAAATCGATCATGGGTGTGATGATGCTGGCTGCCGGCAAGGGGGCCAAGGTCACGCTCGAAGCCGACGGGGCGGACGAACAGGAGTGCATCGCGGCGCTGGCGGCGCTGGTCAACGACAAATTCGGCGAAGGCGAGTAA